In Apium graveolens cultivar Ventura chromosome 10, ASM990537v1, whole genome shotgun sequence, the following are encoded in one genomic region:
- the LOC141690153 gene encoding uncharacterized protein LOC141690153 isoform X1 — MAELPEASNQEEQASSSDVFDPKSMRKTKPGVKRLFLTISVLLSFLAGVPFLLKSIEIYRSPIPFAEMDSLSNSIDLNPLVFPCRFHVSFVDFDFREVSADTIGFLVLENMRKLSSSENVCGSCGNNYNVSVTMETGGDCKESENPESSGLWKCGRVKEGNLDKMLEDDATIDEYLNEVLGKSEEGSGKVYRVVVVRRDEETRVLVGKNRHAWIVGRLLEVDETVEMVAEVFVKIFVNGGVEDGSIHSEFMPVGADGRIVLSFNLLNADPRDWVYDWNFQEMEEILLAPIIRTLAPLANISIESQVLYHTPKSSFAYWDKEKESYIFSTNDLPFFVNSNEWHLDTSIEAGGRSKIFQFVVYVPSANECPLLLQLPNGEISMTNGFISPMWGGVIVWNPPRCTRDSESFYSRNKIPPQDIEKVFEVFLGQLRQLFGLNSGSVYHDTSSTFTLLSTGKGFTEWELDFLSRQHTCYNLLQCGTTLGSLSRLVQSLPRMIIKDEIGKQVKFSLEAAKLARGNASRGISDASAVSSREARILAEDAFFHPSMMSVSYYSFEHCFAVYSPFFLPVSMHIILAVLREFRRYKQENAKHQAWRAIDR; from the exons ATGGCAGAGCTTCCAGAAGCTTCGAATCAAGAAGAACAAGCTTCAAGTTCAGATGTTTTCGATCCTAAAAGCATGAGGAAAACGAAACCTGGAGTCAAACGCCTCTTTCTCACCATCTCTGTTCTCCTCTCTTTTCTTGCTG GTGTTCCATTTTTACTCAAGTCTATAGAGATCTACCGCTCTCCGATTCCCTTTGCTGAAATGGATTCGCTCTCGAATTCGATTGATTTGAATCCGTTGGTATTTCCTTGTAGATTTCATGTTtcttttgttgattttgatttTAGAGAGGTGAGCGCTGATACGATAGGGTTTTTGGTTCTAGAAAATATGCGTAAGTTAAGTAGTAGTGAGAATGTATGCGGAAGTTGTGGGAATAATTACAATGTTTCGGTGACAATGGAGACTGGTGGTGATTGTAAGGAGAGTGAAAATCCCGAGTCGAGTGGATTGTGGAAATGTGGAAGGGTTAAGGAGGGGAATTTGGATAAGATGTTGGAGGATGATGCAACTATTGATGAGTACTTGAATGAGGTGTTGGGCAAGAGTGAAGAGGGGAGTGGGAAGGTTTATCGTGTAGTGGTGGTGAGGAGAGATGAAGAAACTAGGGTTTTGGTTGGGAAGAATAGGCATGCTTGGATCGTGGGTAGGCTTTTAGAGGTGGATGAAACTGTTGAGATGGTAGCGGAAGTATTTGTTAAGATTTTTGTCAATGGTGGAGTTGAAGATGGGTCGATTCACTCGGAGTTTATGCCTGTGGGTGCTGATGGGAGGATCGTACTTTCATTTAATTTGCTGAATGCTGATCCCCGTGATTGGGTTTATGACTG GAATTTCCAAGAGATGGAGGAGATTCTTTTGGCTCCTATTATCAGGACATTGGCACCTTTAGCTAATATAAGCATTGAAAGTCAA GTTTTATACCATACTCCCAAGTCTTCATTTGCATATTGggataaagaaaaggaaagctACATCTTTAGCACAAATGATTTGCCTTTCTTC GTGAACTCAAATGAATGGCACCTGGATACCTCCATTGAAGCGGGCGGACGATCAAAGATTTTTCAATTTGTGGT TTATGTGCCATCAGCAAATGAATGCCCTCTTTTGTTACAACTTCCAAATGGAGAGATATCTATGACAAATGGCTTCATATCTCCG ATGTGGGGAGGTGTAATTGTTTGGAATCCGCCACGTTGCACGAGAGATTCTGAAAGTTTTTATTCTCGGAACAAGATTCCCCCACAG GATATAGAGAAGGTATTCGAAGTTTTCCTGGGGCAACTTCGACAACTATTTGGTTTAAACTCTGGTAGCGTCTATCATGATACTTCAAGCACATTTACACTATTATCTACCGGAAAGGGCTTTACAGAATG GGAATTGGATTTCTTATCTCGCCAACACACATGTTATAATCTACTTCAGTGTGGTACGACCCTTGGATCACTTTCGCGATTG GTTCAGTCACTTCCAAGGATGATCATCAAGGATGAGATTGGAAAACAG GTAAAATTTTCTCTTGAAGCTGCAAAATTAGCTCGAGGTAATGCTTCCCGTGGAATTTCTGATGCATCAGCTG TGTCCTCGAGGGAAGCTAGAATACTGGCAGAGGATGCCTTTTTTCATCCATCTATGATGTCCGTGAGCTACTATTCCTTCGAGCATTGCTTTGCTGTATACTCG CCATTCTTTCTGCCAGTGTCAATGCACATCATTCTTGCGGTTTTAAGAGAATTCCGAAGGTACAAGCAAGAAAATGCCAAACACCAAGCATGGAGAGCCATAGACAGATAG
- the LOC141690153 gene encoding uncharacterized protein LOC141690153 isoform X2 — protein sequence MAELPEASNQEEQASSSDVFDPKSMRKTKPGVKRLFLTISVLLSFLAGVPFLLKSIEIYRSPIPFAEMDSLSNSIDLNPLVFPCRFHVSFVDFDFREVSADTIGFLVLENMRKLSSSENVCGSCGNNYNVSVTMETGGDCKESENPESSGLWKCGRVKEGNLDKMLEDDATIDEYLNEVLGKSEEGSGKVYRVVVVRRDEETRVLVGKNRHAWIVGRLLEVDETVEMVAEVFVKIFVNGGVEDGSIHSEFMPVGADGRIVLSFNLLNADPRDWVYDWNFQEMEEILLAPIIRTLAPLANISIESQVLYHTPKSSFAYWDKEKESYIFSTNDLPFFVNSNEWHLDTSIEAGGRSKIFQFVVYVPSANECPLLLQLPNGEISMTNGFISPMWGGVIVWNPPRCTRDSESFYSRNKIPPQDIEKVFEVFLGQLRQLFGLNSGSVYHDTSSTFTLLSTGKGFTEWELDFLSRQHTCYNLLQCGTTLGSLSRLVQSLPRMIIKDEIGKQVKFSLEAAKLARGNASRGISDASAVSSREARILAEDAFFHPSMMSVSYYSFEHCFAVYSGHEAIYWLLQEV from the exons ATGGCAGAGCTTCCAGAAGCTTCGAATCAAGAAGAACAAGCTTCAAGTTCAGATGTTTTCGATCCTAAAAGCATGAGGAAAACGAAACCTGGAGTCAAACGCCTCTTTCTCACCATCTCTGTTCTCCTCTCTTTTCTTGCTG GTGTTCCATTTTTACTCAAGTCTATAGAGATCTACCGCTCTCCGATTCCCTTTGCTGAAATGGATTCGCTCTCGAATTCGATTGATTTGAATCCGTTGGTATTTCCTTGTAGATTTCATGTTtcttttgttgattttgatttTAGAGAGGTGAGCGCTGATACGATAGGGTTTTTGGTTCTAGAAAATATGCGTAAGTTAAGTAGTAGTGAGAATGTATGCGGAAGTTGTGGGAATAATTACAATGTTTCGGTGACAATGGAGACTGGTGGTGATTGTAAGGAGAGTGAAAATCCCGAGTCGAGTGGATTGTGGAAATGTGGAAGGGTTAAGGAGGGGAATTTGGATAAGATGTTGGAGGATGATGCAACTATTGATGAGTACTTGAATGAGGTGTTGGGCAAGAGTGAAGAGGGGAGTGGGAAGGTTTATCGTGTAGTGGTGGTGAGGAGAGATGAAGAAACTAGGGTTTTGGTTGGGAAGAATAGGCATGCTTGGATCGTGGGTAGGCTTTTAGAGGTGGATGAAACTGTTGAGATGGTAGCGGAAGTATTTGTTAAGATTTTTGTCAATGGTGGAGTTGAAGATGGGTCGATTCACTCGGAGTTTATGCCTGTGGGTGCTGATGGGAGGATCGTACTTTCATTTAATTTGCTGAATGCTGATCCCCGTGATTGGGTTTATGACTG GAATTTCCAAGAGATGGAGGAGATTCTTTTGGCTCCTATTATCAGGACATTGGCACCTTTAGCTAATATAAGCATTGAAAGTCAA GTTTTATACCATACTCCCAAGTCTTCATTTGCATATTGggataaagaaaaggaaagctACATCTTTAGCACAAATGATTTGCCTTTCTTC GTGAACTCAAATGAATGGCACCTGGATACCTCCATTGAAGCGGGCGGACGATCAAAGATTTTTCAATTTGTGGT TTATGTGCCATCAGCAAATGAATGCCCTCTTTTGTTACAACTTCCAAATGGAGAGATATCTATGACAAATGGCTTCATATCTCCG ATGTGGGGAGGTGTAATTGTTTGGAATCCGCCACGTTGCACGAGAGATTCTGAAAGTTTTTATTCTCGGAACAAGATTCCCCCACAG GATATAGAGAAGGTATTCGAAGTTTTCCTGGGGCAACTTCGACAACTATTTGGTTTAAACTCTGGTAGCGTCTATCATGATACTTCAAGCACATTTACACTATTATCTACCGGAAAGGGCTTTACAGAATG GGAATTGGATTTCTTATCTCGCCAACACACATGTTATAATCTACTTCAGTGTGGTACGACCCTTGGATCACTTTCGCGATTG GTTCAGTCACTTCCAAGGATGATCATCAAGGATGAGATTGGAAAACAG GTAAAATTTTCTCTTGAAGCTGCAAAATTAGCTCGAGGTAATGCTTCCCGTGGAATTTCTGATGCATCAGCTG TGTCCTCGAGGGAAGCTAGAATACTGGCAGAGGATGCCTTTTTTCATCCATCTATGATGTCCGTGAGCTACTATTCCTTCGAGCATTGCTTTGCTGTATACTCG GGACATGAAGCAATTTATTGGCTCTTGCAAGAAGTTTGA